The genomic window CGCAAGGCCAAGGCCAAGCCCGCCCCAGAGGGCGTGCACGAGGCCTGATGCGACAACGGGCCCGGCCGGCGCGGCCGGGCCCGCTTCTCCCATTATGTGGGGAGTTGCTTAGGGAGCTTGCTAATTTTCCGGCGCTCGCCACAATGCAAGGCTTCGCGGCGCCTTCCTCGCGCGCCAATCCGTATTCCACACTGGCCTGCCCGCGGTCTGCACCGCCTGTGGTGGCCGCGTGTGACCAGGTGATCCATGAACTTCCGCATCCTGCTGATCCTCGGCTCGCTGAGCGCCTTCGGGCCGATGGCCATCGATTTCTACCTGCCCAGCTTCCCGGCGCTGGCGCTGGCCTTCGGCACCGACGTCGAGCACATCCAGCTGAGCCTGTCGGCCTACTTCGCCGGGCTGGCCATCGGCCAACTGCTCTACGGGCCGCTGGCCGACCGCATCGGCCGGCGCATCCCGCTGCTGGTGGGCGTGGGCATCTTCACCCTGGCGTCCATCGCCTGCGCCTTTGCGCCGAGCCTGGAATGGCTGATCGCCGCGCGCTTCGTCCAGGCCCTGGGCGGCTGCGCGGGCATGGTGGTCTCGCGCGCAGTGGTGCGTGACCTGTGCGACCCCATCGCCGCCGCCAAGGCCTTCTCGCAACTGATGCTGGTCATGGGCCTGGCGCCGATCCTGGCGCCGCTGGGCGGCGGGTTGCTGCTGAGCCTGTCGGGCTGGCAGTCGATCTTCTACACCCTGACGCTGTTCAGTGCGCTGGCCGGCGGCGCCATCGCGCTGTGGTTGCCCGAGACCATCCCGAGCGGCCCGCGCCCACGGCTGCGCGGCGCGCTGAAGCAGTACCGCGCGCTGTTCCGCGACCGCTCCTTCATCACCTACGCGCTGACCGGCGGGGTCGCCATCGCCGGGATGTTCTCCTACATCGCCGGCTCGCCGTTCGTCTTCATCGAACTCTATGGCGTGCCGGCGGAGCACTACGGCTGGATCTTCGGCAGCAACGC from Pseudomonas sp. GCEP-101 includes these protein-coding regions:
- a CDS encoding multidrug effflux MFS transporter, which translates into the protein MNFRILLILGSLSAFGPMAIDFYLPSFPALALAFGTDVEHIQLSLSAYFAGLAIGQLLYGPLADRIGRRIPLLVGVGIFTLASIACAFAPSLEWLIAARFVQALGGCAGMVVSRAVVRDLCDPIAAAKAFSQLMLVMGLAPILAPLGGGLLLSLSGWQSIFYTLTLFSALAGGAIALWLPETIPSGPRPRLRGALKQYRALFRDRSFITYALTGGVAIAGMFSYIAGSPFVFIELYGVPAEHYGWIFGSNAAGFILMAQVNARLLRYRGPGFWLRRAVWVYFGCGLALLAITLAKPAHLWPLLIPLFGAIASLGFLLPNSSACAMASQGRHAGSASALMGSLQFTVAAGASALVGALHDGTALPMALVITACGLVAAALGWSSGQITDRAA